One window from the genome of Rhizobium sp. Pop5 encodes:
- a CDS encoding ABC transporter substrate-binding protein — protein MTFKDRARLLIAGAVTIAAVGFGSAQAQQKFDLSPEQPNRLRVEKNEKRIAEVKDFKFVENGVFTVGISSSGNLPLHDYASDSKTVIGYDVDLAQAIADSLGLKLNLVSVAWADWPLGLTSGKFDAVISNVTVTEERKEKFDFSTYRKDELGFYVKADSPITALKQPKDIAGLKVITDAGTNQEKILLEWDRQNVATGLKPIEVQYYDDDAVKTLAVQSGRADAVFSVNATQAYSAGINGKTKLVGTVSGGWPITAEIAVTTRKGSGLAAPVTDVVNDLIASGAYKKILETWNLGPEAIDEAKTNPPGLPKSGS, from the coding sequence ATGACATTTAAAGATAGGGCAAGGCTTCTGATAGCGGGAGCCGTCACCATCGCGGCGGTCGGTTTCGGCTCCGCTCAGGCGCAGCAGAAATTCGATCTCAGCCCCGAGCAGCCGAACCGGCTGCGGGTGGAAAAGAACGAGAAGCGCATTGCCGAGGTCAAGGATTTCAAGTTCGTCGAAAACGGCGTCTTCACCGTCGGCATCAGCTCGAGCGGAAATCTGCCGCTGCACGATTATGCCTCCGATTCCAAGACTGTCATCGGCTACGACGTCGATCTCGCGCAGGCGATCGCCGACAGCCTGGGTCTGAAACTCAATCTCGTTTCCGTCGCATGGGCCGATTGGCCGCTGGGGCTCACCTCCGGCAAGTTCGACGCTGTGATCTCGAACGTGACGGTTACGGAGGAGCGCAAGGAGAAATTCGACTTCTCGACCTATCGCAAGGATGAACTGGGTTTCTACGTGAAGGCTGATAGCCCGATCACGGCGCTCAAGCAGCCGAAGGATATTGCCGGCTTGAAGGTCATCACCGATGCCGGCACCAACCAGGAGAAGATCCTGCTGGAATGGGACCGACAGAACGTCGCGACCGGCCTCAAGCCGATCGAGGTGCAATATTACGACGACGATGCGGTCAAGACTCTTGCCGTCCAGTCCGGCCGTGCGGACGCCGTTTTCAGCGTGAACGCAACGCAGGCCTATTCGGCGGGAATAAACGGCAAGACCAAACTCGTCGGCACGGTCAGCGGCGGTTGGCCGATCACGGCTGAAATTGCTGTTACCACCCGCAAGGGCAGCGGCCTGGCGGCGCCGGTGACCGATGTCGTCAACGACCTGATCGCCAGCGGTGCCTATAAGAAGATCCTCGAGACGTGGAATCTCGGTCCCGAGGCGATCGACGAGGCGAAGACCAATCCGCCCGGCCTGCCGAAGAGCGGCTCTTAA